Part of the Vicinamibacteria bacterium genome is shown below.
GCGCCCCGTCCCCCGATCGCGGCCAGGGCCGCCTCCGGCCGCTTGTCCCCCAGGGTGCGCACGATGACCCGCTCCACGCCCAGCCCGGCGTGGCCGGCCCTCAAGCGGGCGACCACGTGGTCGGCCTGCCAAAGCGCGAGACGACTGCCCCGCGTTCCCACCCGCAGCGTATCGCGGGCGCTAGGTCCCGCCATCCATCTCCTTTTCTCCGCGGCCCTCGCCGCCTAGGGCAAAGAGGTCCTGCAGGGCGCGGAGGCGCGAGAGGCCCGCCTCCGACGCCAGGTCCAGGGCCTTGAGACGCGTGGTGGGCAGATGGAGCAGCCGGTTGACGAGGGACCGGGTGAGCCGATCCACCTGCTCCTGCTCGTGGGGCGCGAACTGCCGGAGGCTCTTGCCCACCTCCTCCGCCCGGAGCCTCTCGAAATGGTCCCTGAGCTCGCGCAGGAGGGGTGTCGCCTCCAAGCCGCGGAACCAGGCCAGGAACCGATCGCACTCCTCCTCCACGATGGCCTCCACGCGCGCCACCTCGCGCTGGCGCCGGGCCAGGTTCTGGTCCGCGATCGCGCGCAGGGCGTCGATCGAGTAGAGGAACACGTTTTCCTGCCGGGTCCCCAGGGGGTCCACGTTCCGGGGAACCCCCAGGTCGACCAGCACCAGGGGCCGGTGCGGCCGCTGCCCCATGGCCCGCCCGACCGCCTCGGCGGTGATCAAGTGACCGGGGGCCCGGGTGGCGCACACCACCACGTCCGCCTGGGGCAGAAGCTCCCCGATCTCCGAGAGCGGGAAAGACGCTCCCTCCACCTCGCGCGCCAGCGCGTCCGCCCGGGCTTTCGTCCGGTTGGCGATCCAGAGCGCGGCCGGCCGCTTCTCTGCAAAGTGTCGGGCGACCAGACCGCCGGTCTCCCCCGCCCCCAAAACCAGCACGCGCCCGCGGCGCAGATCGCCGAAGACCTTCATGGCCAGGCCGACGGCGGCGGACGCCACCGACACCACCCCCGCCGAGATCCCGGTTTCGGCGCGGGCCCTCTTCCCGGCGTGGACGGCGGTGGTGAGGAGACGATCGAGGAGCACTCCTCCCCTGCCCTCCTCCCGGGCCAGGGCGTGGGCATCTTTCACCTGCCCCAGGATCTGCATCTCGCCCAGCACCATCGAGTCCAGGCCGGCGGCGACCCGGAAAAGGTGCCGCGCCGCTTCCCCCTCGCCGTGGGCGTAGCGGTGGGGCGACGGCGAGAGGAGGTCGGCGCCTTTGATCCGCGAGACAAGGGTGCGCAGCCGCTCCTCGGCCGCGAGGGGGTCGGTGGTGAAGGCGTACAGCTCGGTCCGGTTGCAGGTGGAGAGGACCATGACCTGGTCGAGCCCTTCGCCCCGCGCCTGGCGCAGGAGCGCCCGGACCTCCTCGGGCCCGAAGGCCAGCGCCTCCCGCACCTCGACCGGCGCCGTTCGATGATTCATGCCGAGCAGGAAGAGTTGCATGGAGCCTCAGGCGAAGACGTGGAAGGCGGAGAGCCGGGCGGCGAGGAAGGAGAAGACCAGGAGGGCGAAGCCCACGAGGGAGACCGCAATCGTGCGGCGGCCCGTCCAGTGGAGGCCGTGGTGGAGAAGGAGGACGACGAGGTAGACCGTCCAGACCGCGACCGTGAGAAGGAACTTGGGGTCCTTGGCGAAGCCGGGGAACTCCGACGCCGCCCAGAGCGCCCCGAAAATGACGGTCGCGGTGAGGAAGACGAGGCCGAAGGCCACCGCCCCCAGGCTCATGCGAGCCAGGACCTCGAGGGGGGGGAGGCGCTCGTAGACGAGGCCGAAGCGGCTCTTCTTGAGCTCGTGGTAAAGAAGCAGGAAGAGGAGGCCGTAGACCGCGGACGCCGCGAAGGCGGTGTAGCCGAGCACCGCGGTGACGGTGTGGAGGGCGAAGAGCGGGCTCCGCAGGACGGAAGGGAAGCTTCCGGTCGAGATGAAGGCGGATGAGAAGGTCTGGAAGAGGAACGAGAACGAGATGAGGAACATCCCCGTCTTGCGCACCTTGCTCCGCCACTCCACGAAGAGGTAGACGAGGGCGAGGGCGAAGGCCACCGTGGTCATGACCTCCGCGGTGGAGGCGAGGGGGACGTGTTCGTAGAGGGCGGTGCGGAGGCCGATGAACAGGGCGTGCAGGCCCAAGATGCTCTCCATGAGGACCCGGGCCGCACGGGCCGCGAAGGGGTCCTCCCGAAAGAAGTCAACCGCGTAGGCCACGACGGCCAGCGCGTAGAGCATGGGCAGCATCGTGTTCAACAGCTTTATGGTCGCGTCCACGGCGCGCTCCCTTTTCGGCCCCCTTCCGCTCGCGAAGGCGAGGCCGTCGGCGTCCGCGAGCGCGGGGGAGAGATCGCGGGGGACCGCGGTCCGCCCCGACGGAGGCGGGCGCCGAGCTAGAACGGTTGAGGTACGGGCGACGGATGAGCCCGAGGGCTCAGGCGGGGGGCGGGCGCGCGAAGAGCGGGACGAGGAAGCGGGGCGCGAGGGGACCCACCCCGGCCTCGAGGAGCGTGAAGGGAGATCCTTGCGGCGTGAACAGGCGGGCGCGCCGCTCCGCCCAGCGGGCCCAGAGGAGGCCCGCGGCGAGGGCGAGGGGCCCGGCGGAAGCCGGCAACACGAACAGGAGGGGAGGGGGGACGGGACCCTCCATCCGAGCCCCCGGCGCGGAGGCGGGAGCCGTCTGGTGGATGAGGAGCACCAGGGTCCAGAGGGCGAGGGCCTTCCGACCCCAGAAGAGGGGCACGCCCCTCCGGCGCAGAGCCAGGAGGGTCAAGAGAAGGAGCGCGCCCACGCCCCAGCGGAAGGCCACGCCCCACTCCAGCAAGCGCCCCTGGGAGATCCGAAGCCAAAGGAGCCAACCGTGAAGGGCGGAGAGAGGAAGAACGAGGGCGGCGGCCGCGAGCGAGAACAGGGGGCGGCCTTGGAGCCCGAAACCCCCGGAGTGGGCCGTGAGGCGGACCGGGCGCGACCCCGTCATGCCTTGGACCTTACACCTTAGACGGGCGGGGCGCAAGGTTCGGCGGGTCCCGGGACGCGCGGTCGGTTCTCTCCGCATCCCGGAAGGGGAGGCCCCATCAGCCGAGCTTTAGAAAGC
Proteins encoded:
- the hemA gene encoding glutamyl-tRNA reductase, whose translation is MQLFLLGMNHRTAPVEVREALAFGPEEVRALLRQARGEGLDQVMVLSTCNRTELYAFTTDPLAAEERLRTLVSRIKGADLLSPSPHRYAHGEGEAARHLFRVAAGLDSMVLGEMQILGQVKDAHALAREEGRGGVLLDRLLTTAVHAGKRARAETGISAGVVSVASAAVGLAMKVFGDLRRGRVLVLGAGETGGLVARHFAEKRPAALWIANRTKARADALAREVEGASFPLSEIGELLPQADVVVCATRAPGHLITAEAVGRAMGQRPHRPLVLVDLGVPRNVDPLGTRQENVFLYSIDALRAIADQNLARRQREVARVEAIVEEECDRFLAWFRGLEATPLLRELRDHFERLRAEEVGKSLRQFAPHEQEQVDRLTRSLVNRLLHLPTTRLKALDLASEAGLSRLRALQDLFALGGEGRGEKEMDGGT
- the ccsA gene encoding cytochrome c biogenesis protein CcsA yields the protein MDATIKLLNTMLPMLYALAVVAYAVDFFREDPFAARAARVLMESILGLHALFIGLRTALYEHVPLASTAEVMTTVAFALALVYLFVEWRSKVRKTGMFLISFSFLFQTFSSAFISTGSFPSVLRSPLFALHTVTAVLGYTAFAASAVYGLLFLLLYHELKKSRFGLVYERLPPLEVLARMSLGAVAFGLVFLTATVIFGALWAASEFPGFAKDPKFLLTVAVWTVYLVVLLLHHGLHWTGRRTIAVSLVGFALLVFSFLAARLSAFHVFA